In the Salvia miltiorrhiza cultivar Shanhuang (shh) chromosome 8, IMPLAD_Smil_shh, whole genome shotgun sequence genome, TGAGTTCTGCCTCCACAGCTGCCGCGGAATCCCTTGTAACCGCCGATGAAGAAGATTCATCATCCCCTTTTAGAGCTGCCGCCAAACCTTGCTGGGTTAACAATGCACGCATCTTGATACGCCATAACCCAAAATCATTTTTCCCCGTAAACTTCTCGATCTCAATTCGTGGCATCGACATTCCTGCGTCGGTTGTGGATCAAgaattcccacagacggcgccacttgttaAGAATTGACGAAGAAATTGCGATGAACAcaaaagatttacgtggttcgggctgaaaccctacatccacgggaccaaGAAAGGGAGCTTCTACTATTGATTCGCAAACTGAGAATTTTACAAGGTGTTACAAGTGTTGACTGGTGTTTTTTTTACATTAGACACCCAATTGCTCATCATATAGCAAACTTTGAAAATAACGAGTTGTAAACAACCATCAAAGAAACCGTTATGCAAAACAGTTAGCTCTGCAAAAGAAACTTTGACTCTGTCTCTGGAGTGTTGACTCTGCCTTggcaactctgactctgatatgcctcggctctgactctggcaTCAGCGCGACctctctgctctgccagcggcgcgatctctctgctctggcagaagaccgattcctctgacgaaccgattcctctggcgaaccGAGTCCTCTGGTCTGCCAGCAGCGAATCTTCTGACGAaccgattcctctggtctgccagcagcgattcctctgctctggcaacttcacCAGAGTAAACTTTACAACTCCAGAGTATACAAACTagattataagcttacgaaatCATATACAACAAAGAATGGATAGATTTTAATGAGATCTACTCTCCAGTTGTAAAGCACAGTTCAATCAGGCTTCTACTGTCAATAGTAGCTCAGTTTAACCTTGAATTACATCAGTTGGATGTAAAGACTGCATTCCTCAATGGTGAACTGGTGGAAACCATTTATATGGATCAGCCTGAAGGTTTTAGTGTTCTAGGGAAGGAGTCTCAAGTATGCTTGTTACAGAGATCTTTGTATGGACTTAAGCAAAGTCCAAGGCAGTGGAACAAGCGGTTTGATGAGTTTATGCTGAGCATAAATTTCAGAAGGTCTTCTTATGATAGGTGTGTATATCTTAAAGAAGCTAAAAATGGTAGTTTTGTATATCTACTactatatgttgatgatatgctagTGGCTAGCAAATCAATGAAGGAAGTGAATGCAGTTAAGAGAGCTTTAAATTCAGAGTTTGATATGAAGGATTTGGGGAAAGCAAGGAGGATCTTAGGAATGGATATTAAGAGGAATAGAGAAAAGTCAGAGCTTATTCTCATTCAGTCTGATTACATTAGTAAAGTTCTTAAGAAATTCAGGATGCATGAAGCTAAAGCCATTGGTGTCCCTCTCCCACAACATATCAAATTGGATGAAAAGCAAAGGCCACAAACTGACAGAGAGAAGGTGGAGATGGAAAATGTTCCTTATTCTAATCTAGTTGGGAGCATTATGTATACTATGGTCTGTACTAGACCTGATTTAGCTCACTCAATCAGTGTGACCAGTAGGTACATGTCTAATCCAGGAAAAGCTCACTGGGAGGCTCTAAAGTATATTCTGAGGTACTTTAAGGGAACTCTTAATGTTGGAATTTTGTTCAAACAACAGAATGACAGACATGGAGAAGCTTTACATGGATTTGTTGATTCAGATTATGCTGGGAGCATTGATACCAGGAAGTCTCAAACTGGATATGTCTTTACTTTGTTCAACTCTGCTGTCAGTTGGAAATCTATGCTTCAGTCTGTGGTTGCTCTCTCCACAACTGAGGCAGAGTATATTGTTGTCACCGAGGCATTTAAAGAAGGATTGTGGCTTAAAGGTATGGTGCAAGAGATGGGTATTGTTCAAGGTCCTGTTACTATATTCTGTGATAATCAAAGTGCAGTGCATCTTGTTAAACATCAGGTTTTCCATGAACGTTCTAAGCATATTGATGTGAAGCTGCATTTTGTCAGAGATATAGTTGAGAAAGGTGATGTTAAAATAGTTAAAATCGGCACTGAGGATAATGCAGCAGATATGCTTACTAAAGCATTACCCAAGAACAAGTTTGAGTATTGTTGTGAGCTGGTTAGGCTTAACTCTCATGATGAGAGTAAACTGTCAAAGTGAGGTAGCAGGTTAAGGGTGGAGATTGCTGTAGAACTGCACTGATGATTCAAGGTGGAGAATTGTAGAATGTGAATTCATAATTGCAGTTAGTTAAGTAAGGACTTGAAAGCAATTAACAACAGTTGGAGGGCTTATGTGAAAAACAGAAAGTTAGTTTGTTTTAACAAACTAACAGAATTCGACTTTGAGCAGAGCATCTTGCAGCTGTCTTTGTGAGCTCGTTACTTGACCATTTTATGAGTTTAAATACTTGATGTAATCCTCCTAGATCAGGTTAGAAGTTAGAAGAATTCTCTGAGAAAAAGAGTGAAAAGAGAGTGAGAAAAGTAGTCTTGTTTCAGGCTTGAGAGCTTTCATCTCTAGCTCTTTGTTGTGTAATTCTTTGTAACCTCTGATCGTGATTAGTGAAAGTTCTTGTTGGGTGATcttccgtggatgtaggtttaacaaccgaaccacgtaaaaatctggtgtcttctttctttgttttcttgtttAATTCTCATCACAAACTTGAGTGTTAAagttgagagttgagagttttGTTGCTGCGTTTTCTGCATTGCTGCGTTTGAATTGAGTTGCTGCATTTGTTGTAACGTCAATTCCTAACAATCAATTATAAGAtaaatcaattatatatatgtttacaAATTACAAACTGTAAATCATTTTGTGGTTGACCGTTAAACAAACAAAAACCGATGTAATTGATATTCTCTCTTTTGTATTGTCAACTTATATTTAATTGCTAaaaatggttcttaatttaagTGTGTCACGCAAAACAAACAGTACTTTTCAATTATATGAACAATAATTACAAATCCTTTCGGTAAATTGGATATAATTTCTCAATAATACATAACAAGTATgaatattttaatgtttttctaATGAGAAGTCCCTTAAATTTTTTAGTGACCTCAACTTTTAAATTTTCGTGGTCGAATACTTGAAAAATCAAAGTTTGAATTTGGACGTGTGCGTGTGCACGAGAAGATTAATGTCTAAGACTTGAGATTCAGGGTTCGAGTTCACAGTCGTgcgatctttaatttttttttttttttaatttgaacttGGACGGGTGCGTTTAGCAAACTTCGTACATATATCAGCCAAATTTTTGCATACATGATACATCACAATATCACATCCGATAATAATATGTTTAGATGTCCAATATAATTGCAATTATTGcaataactttttttattttatttatattttccaaAAGAAATATCGTCACCATTTTTTTAGGTCTCCAAACATagtatttgatatttttatttgttttcccCAAAACTTACATCTTGAAGCATTATTTCCCcatataatattatccctcatttgtattgaaaatgaagaatgattaaaggtcaagtaggaaatgaggaaaaaaattgaaagaattaaagggtgaaattttgattatccctcatttttccatgataattttacaaccaaagagcccacgtattaattatttatcatcTTCAAAAAGTATGGGCTGAAGCCTGTTTAAAGgctacaaattttaaaatggaTCATATTTTGGCGAATTAAAGCCCAATAAATAGGCCCACGAACTAAAACCCCAATTCCATCTTTGAATCTCAGCTCGAAACTTCCATTTTCGAATCGATCGTTGCCGCCGTGAAATTCTCGATTACCGGAGAAGAAATAGCGAGCCAGTGTCCATGGAGGAGGCACCACCAGCCCCCGCGCCGGCCTCTGCTGCCGCCGGTCCGGAAACTGCTGCGAATCAGACGATTTACATTAATAATCTCAACGAGAAAATTAAGCTCGACGGTATTATTTCTGATTGTTGTGTTGAGAATTTGACACTGTGATGAGTTTGTGTTCTGTTTGGTGGACTCATCCTCGGTTGTGCTTCATCCTATGTTGATAGAATTGAAGAAATCGCTGCACGCTGTGTTTTCGCAGTTCGGGAAAATACTGGAGGTATTGGCGTTCAAAACCCTAAAGCATAAGGGGCAAGCATGGGTTGTTTTTGACGAGGTCTCTTCCGCCTCCAATGCGCTTCGTCAAATGCAGGGGTTTCCGTTCTACGACAAGCCAATGGTATGGATTCGCTTAATTTCTgagtttctttctttctttcttctatttttGTTGTTGTAATTTCATTCTGATGTCCTAAATTATTTGTAGTAGGAAAAATTGACTTACCTGCATTTGGTTTAGCCTGGGTTATTGTTTGTTGCCATGTCTTTGTTCATGCATTATGTGTTGGAATTCGTATGCTGTTTTCCTTCTGCATCTTTAATATTCTGGGATTTTGTTATTTATGACCTTGAGGTTTGAGTGTGGGTGTAGATGGGTAAAGGTTCATCCTGTAGGCGAAGTTGCAAAGGCACTACTAGAACACAATAAACAGATACCAATTTGATAAAATctattttatgtgtttatatCTTGGAATTTGTCTTCTTTAGTTGCATGATAGTGGTGGATGGTGCGATGTGAGATTTTAGTGATCAATTGCTAATTGTTTTCATCATGATTTAGAACAGAAAATGTTGAAAGATTGTCTTTCTGTATGGTCGTGGAAGCACTTGTTTGTATAGAACTGGCATccaaattttgtttaattttggtGTTACATTAAAGTCCCTCTTCATTAAGTGACTAGCTTGAATAGTTTCTAGATAATAGATAACTTGGTATCTGAGATAGTTGAAGGAACTATGTTTAACTATAGGATCTCTTTTTTGGCAGTTAGAAGAGGAATATATATGACTATTACAAAGGCTCTTTGGAAGTAAAAGTTGTCAATATCATGTTTCTGTGTGTTAGTCTTTTTAAGATCGGTCATTAATTGTTCTGCCTGTATGCAGTTTCAGcaaaatatgaattaataatatCTCCCCCTTGTGTGTGTATGAGGTTTATCTATTGtatatttagtatttttttgCTATCACATTTTGGTGGATTTCCTGATGAGGCATAAAGACTTTAGCAGACACTGAAAACGGGCTTCAAACAATCACTTTCTCACGTAAAAACATTTAGTGTTTTTTACTGACAATGTTATCATCCCCATATTTCTTACTCAAGTGCATATTGCttttcataatcatgataaTATTTTGATAACTACGGCAGCCCTCAAGTTTGAGTTTGGAATTATGTACTTTTTGCTTGTCTCAGCGGATACAATATGCGAAGTCAAAGTCCGATGTCATAGCAAAGGCAGATGGTACTTTTGTACCtcgagaaaaaagaaagaagcatGACGACAGAGGTAAGTAATCTTTTTATGTTGCATATGACATAAAAAATGGGAGCATAAGCTTCTTTTCAAGAACGGCTATCCAAAATAAATGTCTGATCATGCCTTATGTTGTacatactccttccgtccaccaATAGTGTGGTGTGGTTTGGAAGGcatgggttttaataaaatgttgggAGATGTGTTTGGAGTGGATAAAGGATCCCACaaaggattttgtgtgttttaaGTGGAGTTTTTGgtaaatattgtgtgtgaatGGGGTTGAAAGTATAAGGTATGTGTACCAAAATGGCTAaaagaccacacatttatggatggagggagtatatgttttgACTGAGTAGGTTCTTCTTTACCTTCTTTGCTCTATGCCTGCTGCTGGCCTGACTGTTCTAAGTGTTAATTTTAACAGATTATGGTCTGTGCATATTAATGAcaagtttattggttttgattTTTGAGGATTTCCCTTGCACTTATACACTTGGCAATCTGGGGCGAGCTAACCACTCCAACTATGAACCTTATTTTCTAATCCTCTAGCTAACGACTCGTTGCAGTAGCAAAGTTTACATTAATAACATATTAGAATTGAAAGAAGTGAATCCAGATCAAGTACTATTTGGCATTGTAAATGGATAATCTGCGGAAAACATGTCATGCATGGATGCACTTGTATGAACTACTAGTCAATACTATTATAGTATCGTTCACAAGAAAGATAACTGAGAAATCAAGTAAAATTTGGCAAGACATAGTGATAATGATGGCTTTCTGCTTTAGTAAATGCTACATCGGTAACAGACTACAGTGATAGAACTGAGGTTCAAGTTAAGTGAAGACAACGAAACAAGATAATTATAATGAAATGTGTATATGCCTGAACCCTCTTTAATGAACTACGTTAATCAACCAGCCTGTTCCAAATTTATAGGGTGCACTTGTTTTAGGTAcctaatcatttttttttggaggaaGGTACCTAATCATATTTACTACACTCACTATTCTTCTCTGGTCTTTGTGTCTATTACaggaagaaagaagaaggatCAGCATGATTCGAACCAAGCAGCAGCGGGTCTCAATTCCGCATATGCTGGTTCTTATGGTTCAGCCCCTCCTGTAAGTGTTCAGCCAAAGGCTACTCATTCTTTATATCTAAGATTGCTTCTCACTATTTACTTCTGTTGAAATTCATGTGGCAAAAGATTATCCTCCGCAAACTTTGCCATGGGCGGCCCACACTAACTAATTTTTGTTTTCGTGCACCACTTTCTCTCTGTTTATGTCGTTTTGCCTTCATTTCTGGAAAATCTTGTTTCACGTTCCCATCATCTTCCCCATTTGTTTGTTAAGCTCCTAATCGTTCTTCGTTATGTGCTGCAGCTATCCCAGATCCCATTTATGGGTGCTAGATCTGCTCCAGAGGCTCCTGCTCCTCCAAATAACATCTTGTTCATTCAAAACCTTCCCCACCAAACAACTTCAATGATGCTGCAAATGCTCTTCAGTCAGTGTCCTGGATTTAAGGAAGTTAGGATGATTGAAGCTAAGCCTGGAATTGCTTTCGTAGAATACGAAAACGAGATGCAGTCAACGGTTGCAATGCAGGGGCTTCAGGGATTTAAGATAACTGATGACCATCCTATGTTGGTTACCTATGCAAAGAAATAGATCAAGTCGTCGACGATTGGTTGTTTTTTCACTCATATTGAGCCAGGCCGAGGTCCTAGTGTACCAGTGTAATCGTAGTGTAATTACTTGGTAGATTACTACTTTCAGTTTGATACTTTCTTCGCAGTCTTCAATTATGAACTCGgatgttttctatttttttaaagcCTAATTCTATCTACTTGGTGTTTGCTCTGTATGTAACTTCTTGCAGATGATTGGCCAACTATCATTATGCTAGTGACAGGTCTTGTTGTATACCATTATAAGGAGTGAATTTACTATGCAAAATGTAACTTTGATATCATTTTGCTAGTTTCAAAGTCGGTCTATCTCTCCCTTCCGATCCGCCTCTCCTGATGTTTTCTATATGCATAATGGATCCTGCTAGAATCTAAATGTTGTTAACTACGCAGGAAATTTAATTTGGGTCAAGGTATCATAGTCATATGACAACGAAGCACAGTTCAGTTAATAATACATGTCTAGACTCTAACTATTAGGTTGGAGGTTTGACTTGAGTCATCACATTATTGGTCTTCTTTGCAAAAGTATTATTATCACAAGAAAGTCTCAATAGatatattttgatgaattatataagtaaataaataaatttaactcgaacccaggacctcagGTGTCGAGCATTAACCTTTTACCGTTAggtcaacacacgcacacaagtCTCGACAAAACTGTTCATCTTTCGTTAACCATGTTATAGACCACAAGAAAGTGTATCATTAGACCTGCTATAGTCAAGAGAGTGTCTTCTAAAACATTGTAGAGTCACGAGGAAGCGCCTCATTAAATTTATCACATCACAAGAAAATGATTCATTCAATCTGTTATAGTCACAAAGAAGTGTCTCTTAAACTTATTATAGTCACGAGAAAGTGTCTCAATAAAAGGATTATAGTCACAAGTTAGCGTCTCTCCTCAGATGTTAGTGTCGCAAAGAAGCATCTCGTTGGAGGACTTATAGAATCACAAGGTTTGATGCAAACACATCCATAACAACTTCAACAGATTTTATATACAAATTTTTGTGTAGAGACAAAGAAATACCTCCAATAAACATTTTCCAGTAAATAAAAAAAGTGTTACCTTAAGAGACACAAGAAATGCCTGTAAATATCACAAGTGCAGGAGTTGACACAATAAGTTATTTCTTGGCCATCCTCATACATTGACAATTTCCAAATGCAAATGAACAAATACCAAAGATACACTGATTCGACAAAGATACACCGATACCATATGTGTGCCCGGTTAACATAATTATACTCTTTCCAACTCAACGTTGTGTTTATGTAGTTGTTCTTTCAGCTCAGCCGTCCATCCCTCAATCAGCCTCTCTTGCTTCTTGATAACCTCATTCATTACTTTCACCTCTtcttccatcataccaatctcCTGAACGAATACGGCCATCAGATGCACACCTATCAGCAGCATTGGAGAAACTAGTATTGTATACGTTACCTTCTCTAGGGTTTCTGCTCTGGTAGGTTGATCCTCTCGTTGCAAACCAATGAAATAGAGCTGAAGCTTCTTGGCTGCCTCCATGAAGTCTCTAGCATGCCTCTCAACATCAACTAACACAAATACATGAAACCTTACTTTTACTTTGAATATCAACGTATATCGAGGTAACCAAGACCTTCATTTTCTTGACTGCTTCAACATATTAAAACCCAATCTTCACTTACTTCAAGGTCAGGCAAAAATCTAGTAACAAAACTTTAGATAATGAAGGAGGTAAAGGGAATCCAACCATATTCAAAACTTCATATCcgtcaatttaaaaaaattgtataaaattaataaattttgtcTATATACGATCAACAACAAGTGCGGCACATCAATCCTCCACCTACGTCAAATTTACAAtataccaataatttaatttggtcaacttaatttaattaaagaaataatttatgtaAAGACTATGTCAAATGCTAAGACCATAAAAACAATGTAATGATTATAAATCACGACACAAAGTGATTCCCGGCGAATTTCAAACGCTAGTTCATAAAAAATATGGAAATTTCTTACTCACTCTGGTGAGAAGGATGGGGAGAACGGTCGATTGCTTGAAGTTCTCTAGCAGGCAAGCAAGGCAACAGAGCAGCCTCCAAGGCCATCACATGGGAGATCATGTCTTCCTTCGGAGGAGGAGTAGACTGCAATTCTGGATCAGGCTCGATCGGCGGTCTTTCAGCCATATGAACCCTTAAAGATTACCCTTCCAAAAACAGACAGCTGAAAACTGAAGGCAACcttgattaaaattaaattttaagacCAACACAATCAAATTAGCAAATTTCTAGAATGCGACTATCATGATTCCTACTTTTAAGCTCAAATGTGGTTTTTAACTTGGATTTGCCAAACTTGGAGTTCCCAATTCTATCGCAGGTCAGCTTAAGCTTTAAGTGTTAACGCGCAATAATCTCTTTGGGATATCTGAGTGATGCGGCATAAACAAATGAAAAGTATGTTTTAAAGCAGGTgacaagaaacaaaaatggTCGCAAACAATTTAACAAACACCTGGTGTGCAGCATGACAATTGATAGAatgataataaaatttaaaaagaggAAAAACAAAACCCACAGCAAAGACGCATCAATTCTCAGCAGCCGGACCCTTCACAATAATTCCATGGAACTGTCAATTTTAGTGGAGGAATATAGTAAACAtgcttatttttaaaaaaataaaaaaaaaattgcgcaGATCATCAATCTCGCTTTGAATATCTGACTCCAAAATTTGCATATATATAGTCATATAGATGCGCGGGCTGTCGAACGGTTCGGGTACCCGTACCGAAATGTTCGGTTACTGAAACCCGAGATTCACTCAAAATCAATAACCCGAATCGTTTTATATATTCGGTTAACCAAATATCAGATTCGGTCTTCGGTTAATCCAAATtaacagaaagaaaaaaaaatctgcatTTTTTTCAATTCAAAGCTCATCACAATTGAACAATTCAAAAACCAGCAATTCAATTTCAGAAATTAAAAAACCTCACCAAATTCAGAATCGTAACCCCTATGATCAAAAGGGGGAACGAAGCTTGCCTTCGACCTTTGGGAACGGCGATGGCTTGAGGAGCTGCTGCGGTGCGGCGGTGATGGCGCGAGGCTGCCGGCAGGGCAGCGACGCGATGGCTGAAGAGCAGAGGTGCGATGCAGCAGGGTAGCGACGGCTTGAGCCTagaggagctgctgctgctgcggtGCGGCGGCGACGGACAGACGGACGGCGACCGGAGCTGGAGAGGCGAGAGCTGTGAGCTGTGTGAGCTCTTGAGTGTTGTGACTTGTGTGCGTGAGTTTGGGTACGGTTCAATTTAGTTTTTGATTttagaataataaaatataattagaaatatatatatatatatatatggagaggttcaaataagaaccactaataaaataagaacggagaaccattttaagccattcgatcatcaagatctacggtggatgcatcatcttggtggatggatgcagatgctgggttcgaatcctgaagggagcaaaaaattattttttttcggatgcattaaatttaatagcggatgcattaatttgtatagcagatgcagtaattttattggttcttatgttctcacgataattgtggttctcactataactgcaccctatatatatatctatatatatatatatatatatagtatttatttaaattcgGTTATTGGGTCAACCAAtatcctttttttcttttttcaaagttACTAACCAAAATCGCTCTGCTAAccaaaaaaattagttattaGATACCCAAACTCGATTCGATGAATTAATCAATACTCCCTCCGATTTTTATTAAATGTCCCCAGCCGTCAAAATacacataccaataaaataagatattttacatttgtaaccttagtaattatcataataaatgcatatatacaactaattattatattcatacaagtattaaataaggataaaataggaaaaatgtcataaatatactctcaaattttgaaatgggacacttattgagaaacaaaaaaatgagcTAAAAGGGACACTTATAAAAAATCGGAGGGAGTACTCATTAACTGTTTAGACAGTTCTATGCTCATGCTTGTGAAAATTAAGAGTGTTTTAAAATTCTACATCATCAAAGATATCTAATCAATATCTATGAGAATATTAGTAAAAGAAAAATGTAGAATAAATTTACAGCCAAAAAGGAAATAAGTGTGACAATATCATCGAAGAGGAtaagtttaaaaaataaaatgaaactcctttttgtggacaaaaaaaaaagagaataagtGTGACTCTTTTTCGTGAAACACAAATTAGAAAGTAGAAATGCAGTAGCAAATTCAACTTTTTCGATATGTACttctaaaatttattttatacaagTGAAACAGCACCAGCACGAAAGTATTTATTATGCCAAAGAGCCgttgaattttaaatttgagttaTTAGCATATAAATTTACGAATTTTAggtctattttaatttttcccataaattttaataattctcAAAGATCACAAACTtacattatactccctctgtcccgcgaagcgtgacccactttcctttttgggttgtcccacgaagctttgcctgtttctaaaaatggcaaaaaatttatcctttattcaccttttcactttttcacctaccacacttaacacacaaaatatcactttcttaattcccgtgccgaaaagaaatgggtcacgcttcatgagacggagggagtataacagagagaaggaaaaagatgactttaaatttatatattttttgacaattttaaaagtttttgaaaaaaataaaatgaactcaaagttcattttttttaagcGCCAATAActcatttaaaattttatttaattagatttTTGTACATTAAtacatatatgtgtgtgtgtgtgtgtgttttgataaattaatactccctccgtcccattaaagttggccacatttctattttgggtgtcccactaaagttggccactttctaaaaatgacaaaagtttactttaattaagtcaacaatcactcactaatttggtcaacaattgtaggccactttctaaaaatgccaaaattactttaattaagtcaacaattactcactaatttggtcaacaattgtaggccagtctctattaaaacatataacactcaatttcttaatctccgtgccgaaacaaA is a window encoding:
- the LOC131000417 gene encoding mediator of RNA polymerase II transcription subunit 28 isoform X1; this encodes MAERPPIEPDPELQSTPPPKEDMISHVMALEAALLPCLPARELQAIDRSPHPSHQIDVERHARDFMEAAKKLQLYFIGLQREDQPTRAETLEKVTYTILVSPMLLIGVHLMAVFVQEIGMMEEEVKVMNEVIKKQERLIEGWTAELKEQLHKHNVELERV
- the LOC131000417 gene encoding mediator of RNA polymerase II transcription subunit 28 isoform X2 → MAERPPIEPDPELQSTPPPKEDMISHVMALEAALLPCLPARELQAIDRSPHPSHQIDVERHARDFMEAAKKLQLYFIGLQREDQPTRAETLEKEIGMMEEEVKVMNEVIKKQERLIEGWTAELKEQLHKHNVELERV
- the LOC131000416 gene encoding U1 small nuclear ribonucleoprotein A encodes the protein MEEAPPAPAPASAAAGPETAANQTIYINNLNEKIKLDELKKSLHAVFSQFGKILEVLAFKTLKHKGQAWVVFDEVSSASNALRQMQGFPFYDKPMRIQYAKSKSDVIAKADGTFVPREKRKKHDDRGRKKKDQHDSNQAAAGLNSAYAGSYGSAPPLSQIPFMGARSAPEAPAPPNNILFIQNLPHQTTSMMLQMLFSQCPGFKEVRMIEAKPGIAFVEYENEMQSTVAMQGLQGFKITDDHPMLVTYAKK